In Agrobacterium sp. RAC06, a single window of DNA contains:
- a CDS encoding nucleoside deaminase, with product MGKTNGFMEAAFEEARAAGARGEVPIGAVVVRDGEILGRAGNESRALSDVTAHAEILAIRRAAAAVGDERLIDADLYVTLEPCTMCAAAISFARIRRLYYAAQDIKGGGVENGVRFYQQPTCHHIPEVYSGIRESEAADLLRNFFQERRD from the coding sequence ATGGGGAAGACAAACGGCTTCATGGAGGCGGCCTTCGAGGAGGCGCGTGCGGCCGGCGCGCGCGGCGAGGTTCCAATCGGCGCCGTGGTGGTGCGCGACGGCGAGATCCTCGGGCGGGCGGGCAATGAGTCCCGGGCGCTCAGCGACGTGACCGCCCACGCGGAAATCCTCGCCATTCGCCGCGCGGCAGCAGCTGTCGGAGACGAGCGTCTCATCGATGCCGATCTCTATGTTACGCTCGAGCCCTGCACGATGTGTGCGGCCGCGATCTCCTTCGCTCGAATTCGCCGTCTCTACTATGCTGCGCAGGATATCAAGGGCGGCGGGGTCGAGAACGGCGTGCGCTTCTACCAGCAGCCGACATGCCACCATATTCCGGAGGTCTATTCCGGCATTCGCGAAAGCGAGGCCGCGGACCTGTTGCGGAACTTCTTTCAGGAAAGAAGGGATTGA
- a CDS encoding patatin-like phospholipase family protein, with protein MDLVAETPIPSEAVKADPTIGLALGAGGARGFAHIPVLEVFDELGIKPTLIAGSSMGAILGAGYAAGMSGRDIRDYTLELADNRGLVLNRFWGMRPASIRALGGVRLGQFNLPRLLRAFLPPEIPENFAELRLPLTVIATDYYGQCELVRTEGDLHEALSASAAIPALFAPVTIGGRLMIDGGIFNPVPYDHLVGKVDIMVAIDVIGAPEGDGSLMPNRIDSLFGASQLMMQSHIALKMKICQPDIYIRPEVNSYKVLDFFKARQILEICDRMKEPLKRDLSARIEDFVRR; from the coding sequence ATGGATCTCGTCGCCGAAACGCCCATTCCCTCCGAAGCTGTCAAGGCCGACCCGACCATCGGTCTGGCACTCGGGGCAGGGGGCGCGCGCGGCTTTGCCCATATCCCGGTGCTCGAAGTCTTCGACGAACTCGGCATTAAGCCAACGCTGATCGCCGGCTCCTCTATGGGCGCAATCCTCGGCGCCGGTTATGCCGCCGGCATGAGCGGCCGCGACATCAGGGACTATACGCTCGAACTTGCCGACAACAGGGGCCTTGTGCTCAACCGCTTCTGGGGCATGCGCCCGGCAAGCATTCGGGCGCTCGGTGGCGTCCGCCTCGGGCAGTTCAACCTGCCGCGGCTTTTGCGCGCCTTCCTGCCGCCTGAGATCCCCGAGAACTTTGCGGAGCTGCGGCTACCGCTGACCGTCATCGCCACCGATTATTACGGCCAGTGCGAACTGGTCCGAACCGAGGGCGATCTTCACGAGGCGCTATCTGCCTCGGCCGCCATTCCGGCGCTCTTTGCTCCCGTCACTATTGGTGGCCGCCTGATGATCGACGGCGGCATCTTCAATCCGGTGCCTTACGACCACCTCGTCGGCAAGGTCGACATCATGGTCGCTATTGATGTGATCGGCGCGCCGGAAGGCGATGGTTCGCTGATGCCGAACCGTATCGACAGTCTCTTCGGGGCATCGCAGCTGATGATGCAGTCGCATATCGCGCTGAAGATGAAGATCTGCCAGCCGGACATCTATATCCGGCCGGAGGTCAACAGCTACAAGGTCCTCGATTTCTTCAAGGCCCGGCAGATCCTTGAAATCTGCGACCGCATGAAGGAGCCGCTGAAGCGAGATCTTTCCGCCCGCATCGAGGATTTTGTCCGCCGGTGA
- a CDS encoding ribbon-helix-helix protein, CopG family — MTRKAQLQVHLDAKLADDFAAAVTTAQTSESEVLREMVQDYVERQKVDSNYRQFLEAKVARGRDEVAAGEVVAADDAERMFAERRDLALKASRS; from the coding sequence ATGACACGCAAAGCGCAGCTCCAGGTCCACCTAGACGCCAAGCTCGCCGATGATTTTGCTGCTGCGGTCACCACCGCACAGACGTCGGAAAGCGAAGTTCTGCGGGAAATGGTGCAGGATTATGTCGAACGGCAGAAGGTCGACAGCAACTATCGTCAATTTTTGGAGGCCAAGGTTGCGCGTGGTCGCGACGAAGTGGCAGCAGGAGAGGTCGTCGCGGCGGACGATGCCGAGCGGATGTTTGCGGAGCGCAGGGACCTGGCTCTCAAAGCGAGCCGCTCATGA
- a CDS encoding GNAT family N-acetyltransferase — MSFTIRPATPDDAAIILGFITELAVYEKAGHEVEATEETIRASIFGEGSVTEAVILEHDGSPAGFAVWFYSYSTWQAKNGLYLEDLYVSPDHRGSGAGKLLLRYLAKVAVAKGCGRFEWSVLDWNEPAIRVYDAVGAEPQNEWIRYRLAGDKLKAFAGAE; from the coding sequence ATGTCCTTTACCATCCGTCCAGCAACTCCAGACGATGCCGCGATCATTCTCGGCTTCATCACCGAACTTGCCGTCTATGAAAAGGCGGGGCACGAGGTGGAGGCGACGGAGGAAACGATCCGCGCCTCGATCTTCGGCGAGGGCTCGGTCACCGAAGCGGTGATTCTGGAGCATGATGGAAGCCCGGCGGGTTTTGCCGTCTGGTTCTACAGCTATTCCACCTGGCAGGCGAAAAACGGCCTCTATCTTGAGGATCTCTATGTTTCGCCCGATCACCGCGGATCAGGCGCCGGCAAGCTTCTGCTCCGGTATTTGGCAAAGGTTGCGGTGGCGAAAGGCTGCGGCCGCTTCGAATGGAGCGTGCTCGACTGGAACGAACCTGCCATTCGCGTCTACGACGCTGTCGGTGCCGAGCCGCAGAACGAATGGATCCGCTACCGCCTGGCCGGCGACAAGCTGAAAGCCTTTGCCGGCGCCGAGTGA
- a CDS encoding pseudouridine synthase, with amino-acid sequence MTFKDKSRRPGAQSSDRSGKPQTRKPSAKPSAAAADKPARAPRADAPAGEETMKPERISKLLARAGVASRRDIERMIMEGRVSVNGKVLETPVHNATLADTIEVDGQPIRGIERTRLWLYHKPAGLVTTNSDPEGRPTVFENLPEELPRVMSIGRLDINTEGLLLLTNDGGLARVLELPTTGWLRRYRVRAYGEVDQPALDALKEGIAVDGVLYGAIDATLDRKQGHNVWITMGLREGKNREIKNVLGALGLEVNRLIRISYGPFQLGDLPEGKVLEVRGRMLRDQLGPRLIEESKANFDAPIYAHGVETDEEEAPARKPAREAKPDWGRDERPAEKKRAPKDWSDKGDRREKVLGRLDTRRDEAAKTGDKFSDKPKRPAGNTKGRTANVWMAPGARPLGEKAAAAAARRKPDPRGAKPAERFDDRPTSTVQITRARDEEGDWIRADGPDQKPGGRGGDRGAKPGGFGARAPRRDGDDRAPRREGADRGPKRDFGDRAERAPRREGEDRGPRREGAPGGPRREGADRGPRKDFGDRGPRKDFGDRGPRKPFGDKPDRPRTERFTPDRARDDRPRDARPRDDRPRDDRPRGERPAGDRPFSDKPRGARPAGDRPFGDRPAGKSFGKPAGKPAGKSFGGKPGGGKSFGGKPGGRPAGGPRSGGPGGKPSGPRTGAPKGKR; translated from the coding sequence ATGACATTCAAAGACAAGTCCAGGCGTCCGGGGGCACAGTCCTCCGACCGCAGCGGCAAGCCGCAAACCAGAAAACCGTCCGCCAAGCCGTCCGCAGCCGCCGCAGACAAGCCCGCCCGCGCGCCGCGCGCCGATGCGCCCGCCGGCGAAGAGACGATGAAACCCGAACGCATTTCCAAGCTGCTCGCCCGCGCCGGCGTCGCGTCGCGCCGTGATATTGAGCGCATGATCATGGAAGGCCGCGTTTCCGTGAACGGCAAGGTGCTGGAGACCCCGGTCCACAACGCGACGCTTGCCGACACGATCGAGGTCGATGGCCAGCCGATCCGCGGCATCGAGCGCACGCGCCTCTGGCTCTATCACAAGCCAGCCGGCCTGGTGACCACCAATTCCGATCCGGAAGGCCGCCCGACAGTGTTCGAGAACCTGCCGGAAGAGCTGCCGCGCGTCATGTCGATCGGCCGCCTCGATATCAACACAGAGGGCCTGCTGCTTCTGACCAATGACGGGGGCCTTGCCCGCGTGCTCGAACTTCCGACCACCGGCTGGCTGCGCCGTTACCGCGTGCGCGCCTATGGTGAGGTCGACCAGCCGGCATTGGATGCGCTGAAGGAAGGCATCGCCGTCGACGGCGTGCTCTACGGCGCGATCGATGCCACGCTTGACCGGAAGCAGGGCCACAATGTCTGGATCACCATGGGTCTGCGCGAAGGCAAGAACCGCGAGATCAAGAACGTGCTCGGCGCACTCGGTCTCGAGGTCAACCGCCTGATCCGCATCTCCTATGGCCCGTTCCAGCTTGGCGACCTCCCGGAAGGCAAGGTGCTCGAAGTCCGCGGCCGCATGTTGCGCGACCAGCTGGGCCCGCGCCTGATCGAGGAATCCAAGGCCAATTTCGACGCTCCGATCTATGCCCACGGCGTTGAGACGGACGAGGAAGAAGCTCCTGCTAGAAAGCCTGCGCGCGAAGCGAAGCCCGACTGGGGCCGCGACGAGCGTCCGGCCGAAAAGAAGCGCGCGCCGAAAGACTGGTCCGACAAGGGCGACCGCCGCGAGAAGGTACTCGGACGCCTCGACACCCGCCGCGACGAGGCTGCGAAAACAGGCGACAAGTTCTCCGACAAGCCGAAGCGCCCGGCAGGCAACACCAAGGGCCGCACCGCCAATGTCTGGATGGCGCCTGGCGCACGTCCGCTCGGCGAGAAGGCGGCAGCAGCGGCTGCCCGTCGCAAGCCCGATCCGCGCGGCGCAAAGCCTGCCGAACGCTTCGACGATCGTCCGACGTCCACCGTTCAGATTACCCGCGCCCGGGACGAGGAGGGCGATTGGATCCGCGCCGACGGCCCGGATCAGAAGCCCGGCGGTCGCGGTGGTGATCGTGGTGCAAAGCCCGGTGGTTTTGGCGCGCGTGCGCCCCGCCGCGACGGTGATGATCGTGCACCTCGTCGTGAGGGGGCGGATCGCGGCCCCAAGCGCGATTTCGGCGATCGCGCCGAGCGCGCACCGCGTCGTGAAGGCGAAGACCGCGGCCCTCGCCGCGAAGGCGCGCCCGGCGGTCCACGTCGCGAGGGTGCAGATCGAGGTCCGCGCAAGGACTTCGGCGACCGCGGACCTCGCAAGGATTTTGGCGATCGTGGTCCTCGCAAACCTTTCGGCGACAAACCGGATCGTCCGCGTACGGAACGGTTCACGCCAGACCGCGCCCGTGATGACCGCCCTCGTGACGCCAGACCGCGTGATGACCGTCCCCGTGATGATCGCCCCCGGGGCGAGCGTCCGGCCGGCGACAGGCCTTTTAGTGACAAGCCGCGCGGCGCGAGACCTGCGGGCGATCGTCCCTTTGGTGATCGGCCCGCTGGCAAGTCCTTCGGCAAGCCGGCTGGCAAACCTGCTGGCAAGTCATTTGGCGGCAAGCCTGGTGGCGGCAAAAGCTTCGGCGGCAAGCCGGGCGGACGCCCTGCAGGTGGCCCACGCTCCGGCGGCCCGGGTGGCAAGCCCTCCGGTCCCCGCACGGGCGCCCCCAAGGGCAAGAGGTAA
- a CDS encoding monovalent cation:proton antiporter-2 (CPA2) family protein yields the protein MASATEALFAQPLLLLGGAVIAAPIFRKLGLGTVLGYLAAGVVIGPVLHLIGGSGEILAVAELGVVLLLFIIGLELKPSRLWHMRRDIFGLGTSQVVLTGLLLTALVYAAGLLDWRGALVAGFGLALSSTAFALQLLEDYGDMNSRYGQRSFSILLFQDLAIVPLLAMVTVLSSQGGEAQQSPLIEIGIAIGAVIGMILAGRYLLTPMFQIIARTGAREVMIAAALFVVLGSAYLMQVAGLSMAMGAFLAGVMLAESSYRHELEADIEPFRGLLLALFFIAVGLSMELQVIVDNLVLIAIAVPVLMAVKALVIYAICRASGSSRNDAIRIGMLLPQGGEFGFVLFTTAAAAGLFSGAQSSLLISIVTLSMALTPLTALIGQRLLARETSDKEEMDEDFEGAGSDVLMVGFSRFGQIAAQILLASGRDVTILDDSPDRVRQAGTFGFRIYFGDGTRLDMLRAAGIEKAKIVAVCTHRKDITDKIVDLIRSEYPDVRLFVRSYDRIHSLELRARDVEYELRETFESGLLFGRRTLQGLGATEDEAYEIGEDIRRRDEERLRLQAQEGILAGRELMHKRPVKPEPLIKPKKQIHAVEDEEKSPAA from the coding sequence TTGGCCAGCGCAACCGAAGCACTGTTCGCCCAACCCTTGCTCCTCCTCGGGGGGGCTGTCATTGCAGCCCCGATTTTCCGCAAGCTCGGGCTTGGAACCGTGCTCGGCTATCTCGCCGCCGGCGTGGTGATCGGCCCGGTCCTGCACCTGATCGGAGGCTCGGGAGAAATCCTGGCGGTCGCCGAACTCGGTGTTGTGCTGCTGCTCTTCATCATCGGACTGGAACTGAAGCCCAGCCGATTGTGGCACATGCGACGCGACATTTTCGGGCTTGGGACCAGCCAGGTCGTGCTCACGGGCCTCCTGCTGACGGCGCTGGTCTATGCGGCAGGCCTGCTCGACTGGCGCGGCGCGTTGGTTGCCGGCTTCGGGCTTGCGCTGTCGTCGACCGCCTTTGCGCTGCAATTGCTCGAAGACTATGGCGACATGAACAGCCGCTACGGACAGCGCTCCTTCTCCATCCTGCTCTTCCAGGACCTCGCCATCGTGCCACTGCTGGCCATGGTGACGGTCCTGAGCTCCCAGGGTGGCGAAGCGCAGCAATCTCCGCTGATCGAAATCGGGATCGCGATCGGCGCGGTGATCGGCATGATCCTGGCCGGGCGCTACCTGCTCACCCCGATGTTCCAGATCATCGCGCGGACGGGTGCGCGCGAGGTGATGATCGCGGCAGCCCTCTTCGTTGTTCTCGGATCGGCCTATTTGATGCAGGTGGCTGGCCTTTCGATGGCCATGGGCGCATTCCTCGCCGGCGTGATGCTGGCCGAGTCTTCCTATCGCCACGAACTGGAGGCCGATATCGAGCCCTTCCGCGGACTGCTGCTGGCGCTCTTCTTCATCGCTGTCGGCCTGTCGATGGAGTTGCAGGTCATCGTCGACAATCTGGTCCTGATTGCCATTGCGGTACCGGTGCTGATGGCGGTGAAGGCGCTCGTGATCTACGCGATCTGCCGCGCTTCGGGCTCGTCGCGCAACGATGCGATCCGTATCGGCATGTTGTTGCCGCAAGGTGGCGAGTTCGGTTTCGTGCTCTTCACCACGGCTGCGGCCGCCGGCCTCTTTTCGGGCGCGCAGTCATCCCTGCTCATTTCCATCGTCACCCTGTCCATGGCCCTCACACCGTTGACGGCGCTCATCGGCCAGCGCCTGCTGGCCCGCGAGACGTCGGACAAGGAGGAGATGGACGAGGATTTCGAAGGTGCCGGATCGGATGTGCTGATGGTCGGCTTCTCCCGCTTCGGTCAGATCGCCGCGCAAATCCTGCTCGCGAGCGGGCGGGACGTGACCATTCTCGACGACAGTCCGGATCGGGTGCGCCAGGCGGGAACCTTCGGCTTCCGGATCTATTTCGGCGACGGCACGCGGCTGGACATGCTGCGGGCGGCCGGGATCGAAAAGGCGAAGATTGTCGCCGTTTGTACCCACAGGAAGGATATCACCGACAAGATCGTCGATCTCATCCGCTCCGAATATCCCGATGTGCGCCTTTTTGTACGGTCCTATGACCGCATCCACAGCCTGGAACTGCGGGCCCGAGACGTGGAATACGAGCTGCGTGAAACCTTCGAGTCCGGTCTGCTCTTCGGGCGCCGGACACTGCAAGGTCTCGGCGCCACGGAAGACGAGGCCTATGAGATCGGCGAGGACATCCGACGCCGCGACGAGGAGCGCTTAAGGCTTCAGGCGCAGGAAGGTATCCTCGCGGGCCGGGAACTCATGCACAAACGACCGGTCAAGCCGGAGCCGCTGATCAAGCCGAAGAAGCAGATCCACGCCGTCGAAGACGAAGAAAAGTCCCCGGCTGCCTGA
- a CDS encoding TldD/PmbA family protein, which produces MPNQIDSANLLERAEQLVDLAVKAGADKADAVVVRSRSKGVSVRLGKVESTEASESDDFSLRVFIGRQVASVSANPGFDLKALAERAVAMAKVSPEDPFAGLADESDLARDIPDLQLFDETEVSGDQLRESALAMEEAARSVSGVSNSLGAGASAGMGGLVLVTSHGFSGSYAGSRFSRSVGVIAGEGTKMERDHDFDSRLYFADLHSPEEIGRRAAERAIRRLNPRQVPTASNLTVVFDPRVARGFAGTIAGAINGASVARKTSFLRDKMGQQVLKAGLNITDDPLKVRGSSSRPFDGEGISGKPLTMIEDGVLKHWFLSSSAARELGLKTNGRGVRGGTSVSPSSTNLALEPGDISPDELIRSVGTGLYITDMIGSGVDMITGEYSRGASGFWIENGELTYPVSEITIASNLKDMFMRITVANDIDRKFGVAAPTLAIEGMTLAGT; this is translated from the coding sequence ATGCCCAATCAAATCGATTCCGCCAACCTCCTCGAACGCGCCGAGCAACTCGTCGACCTCGCCGTCAAGGCAGGGGCCGACAAGGCAGATGCGGTCGTCGTGCGCTCTCGTTCCAAGGGGGTCAGTGTCCGGCTCGGCAAGGTCGAGTCGACCGAAGCATCCGAGAGTGACGACTTTTCGCTGCGCGTCTTCATCGGTCGCCAGGTGGCAAGCGTGTCGGCCAATCCGGGCTTCGACCTCAAGGCGCTCGCCGAACGCGCCGTCGCGATGGCCAAGGTCTCGCCCGAAGATCCCTTTGCCGGTCTCGCCGACGAGAGCGATCTCGCCCGTGACATTCCCGACCTGCAGCTCTTTGATGAGACGGAAGTCTCTGGCGACCAGTTGCGCGAAAGCGCACTCGCCATGGAAGAAGCGGCCCGTTCGGTCAGCGGCGTCAGCAATTCTCTGGGCGCCGGAGCCTCGGCCGGCATGGGTGGCCTCGTGCTCGTCACCTCACATGGCTTTTCCGGCAGCTATGCCGGTTCGCGCTTCTCCCGCTCGGTTGGCGTCATCGCCGGCGAGGGGACCAAGATGGAGCGCGACCACGATTTCGACAGCCGACTCTATTTCGCCGATCTCCACAGCCCGGAAGAAATCGGTCGCCGCGCCGCCGAGCGCGCGATCCGGCGGCTGAACCCGCGCCAGGTGCCGACTGCCTCCAACCTCACTGTCGTCTTCGACCCGCGCGTCGCCAGAGGCTTCGCGGGCACGATCGCCGGCGCCATCAATGGTGCGTCAGTCGCCCGCAAGACCTCCTTCCTGCGCGACAAGATGGGACAGCAGGTCCTGAAGGCAGGCCTCAACATCACCGATGATCCGCTGAAGGTCCGCGGCTCCTCGTCGCGCCCCTTCGATGGTGAGGGCATCTCGGGCAAGCCGCTAACGATGATCGAGGACGGTGTGCTGAAACACTGGTTCCTGTCCTCGTCTGCCGCTCGGGAGCTTGGCCTCAAGACCAATGGCCGTGGCGTACGCGGCGGCACTTCGGTCTCGCCGTCTTCAACCAATCTCGCCCTGGAGCCGGGCGACATTTCGCCTGATGAACTGATCCGCAGCGTCGGCACGGGTCTCTACATCACCGATATGATCGGCAGTGGCGTCGATATGATCACCGGCGAATATAGCCGTGGTGCGAGTGGCTTCTGGATCGAAAACGGTGAACTCACCTATCCGGTCTCTGAGATCACGATCGCGTCCAACCTGAAGGACATGTTCATGCGGATCACGGTGGCCAATGACATCGACCGCAAGTTCGGTGTCGCAGCTCCCACACTTGCCATCGAGGGCATGACCCTTGCCGGAACCTGA
- the ileS gene encoding isoleucine--tRNA ligase, whose amino-acid sequence MTDTPEKPDYSKTLYLPETEFPMRAGLPQKEPEMAAKWKEMGLYKRLRASAAGREKFVLHDGPPYANGNIHIGHALNKVLKDVITRSFQMRGFDSNYVPGWDCHGLPIEWKIEEKYREKGKDKNEVPVNEFRQECREFAQGWIDKQSDEFRRLGIEGDFDNPYTTMAFHSEARIAGELLKIAMSGQLYRGSKPIMWSVVERTALAEAEVEYAEVESDTIWVKFPVVEGADELKSASVVIWTTTPWTIPGNRAISYSSKIEYGLYEITEATNDFGPQPGEKLIFAKRLAEDAATKAKVTFKLVRDVTGAELGAITCAHPLADLGYTFAVPMLDGDHVTDDAGTGFVHTAPSHGREDFEAWMANVRALEARGIDTKIPFPVDDAGFYTEDAPGFGPSAEGGAARVLDDNGKKGDANKRVMDALIKANNLFARGRIKHEYPHSWRSKKPVIFRNTPQWFVYMDKDLADGTTLRTRALNAIDQTRFVPAGGQNRLRAMIEQRPDWVLSRQRAWGVPICVFADAEGNVLQDEKVNARILEAFEVEGADAWFAEGAKERFLGNEHDGDKWQMVTDILDVWFDSGSTHTFTLEDRPDLKWPADVYLEGSDQHRGWFHSSLLESCATRGRAPYNAVVTHGFTMAEDGRKMSKSLGNTVTPQDVMKESGADILRLWVMNTDYWEDQRLGKTIIQTNIDSYRKIRNTIRWMLGTLAHDHGDEIAYADLPELEKLMLHRLSELDQIVRKGYDEFDFKRIVRALSDFANVELSAFYFDIRKDTLYCDAPSSLKRRSSLFVIRKLFDCLVLWFAPMMPFTTEEAWLSRDPKAESVHLEQFPTVPSDWSNEAVAEKWKGVRAVRRAVTGALEIERKEKRIGSSLEAAPVVHVADAELLKALDGLDFAEICITSDIQVVSGEGPDQAFRLDDGTKVAVEPKLAEGTKCARSWKITRDVGSDPDYPDVSARDAQALRELAQTAG is encoded by the coding sequence ATGACCGATACCCCAGAAAAACCCGACTACTCCAAGACCCTCTATCTGCCCGAAACCGAATTCCCGATGCGCGCCGGCCTTCCCCAGAAGGAGCCGGAAATGGCGGCGAAGTGGAAAGAGATGGGTCTCTACAAGCGCCTGCGCGCCTCGGCCGCCGGCCGCGAGAAATTCGTCCTGCATGACGGCCCTCCTTACGCCAACGGCAACATCCATATCGGCCATGCGCTGAACAAGGTGCTGAAGGACGTCATCACCCGCTCGTTCCAGATGCGCGGCTTCGACTCGAACTACGTGCCCGGCTGGGACTGCCACGGCCTGCCGATCGAGTGGAAGATCGAGGAAAAGTATCGCGAAAAGGGCAAGGACAAGAACGAGGTCCCGGTCAACGAATTCCGCCAGGAATGCCGTGAGTTTGCGCAAGGCTGGATCGACAAGCAGTCGGACGAGTTCCGCCGCCTCGGCATCGAGGGTGATTTCGACAATCCCTACACGACCATGGCTTTCCACTCGGAAGCCCGCATCGCCGGCGAACTCTTGAAAATCGCCATGTCCGGCCAGCTCTATCGCGGCTCCAAGCCGATCATGTGGTCGGTCGTCGAGCGCACGGCGCTGGCCGAAGCCGAAGTGGAATATGCCGAAGTCGAGAGTGATACGATCTGGGTGAAGTTCCCGGTGGTTGAAGGCGCTGACGAGCTGAAATCCGCCTCCGTCGTCATCTGGACCACCACGCCCTGGACCATCCCGGGCAACCGCGCGATCTCCTACTCCTCGAAGATCGAATACGGTCTCTACGAGATCACGGAAGCCACCAATGACTTCGGCCCGCAGCCGGGCGAGAAGCTGATCTTCGCCAAGCGCCTTGCCGAAGACGCAGCCACCAAGGCCAAGGTGACGTTCAAGCTCGTCCGCGACGTGACCGGTGCTGAACTCGGCGCGATCACCTGCGCCCACCCGCTGGCCGATTTGGGCTACACCTTCGCCGTCCCTATGCTCGACGGCGACCACGTCACCGACGATGCCGGTACAGGTTTCGTCCACACGGCGCCCTCGCACGGTCGCGAAGACTTTGAAGCCTGGATGGCCAATGTGCGTGCCCTTGAAGCCCGCGGCATCGACACCAAGATCCCGTTCCCGGTCGATGACGCCGGCTTCTACACCGAAGACGCCCCCGGTTTCGGCCCCTCGGCCGAAGGTGGTGCTGCCCGCGTGCTCGACGACAACGGCAAGAAGGGCGATGCCAACAAGCGCGTCATGGACGCTCTTATCAAGGCGAACAACCTCTTTGCCCGTGGCCGCATCAAGCACGAATACCCGCATTCCTGGCGCTCCAAGAAGCCGGTCATCTTCCGCAACACGCCGCAGTGGTTCGTCTACATGGACAAGGACCTTGCCGACGGCACGACGCTGCGCACCCGCGCACTTAACGCTATCGACCAGACCCGTTTTGTCCCCGCTGGTGGCCAGAACCGTCTCCGCGCCATGATCGAGCAGCGCCCGGACTGGGTTCTTTCTCGTCAAAGAGCATGGGGCGTGCCGATCTGCGTCTTCGCCGATGCCGAAGGCAATGTGCTGCAGGATGAGAAGGTCAACGCCCGCATCCTCGAAGCCTTTGAAGTCGAAGGTGCCGACGCCTGGTTCGCCGAAGGTGCCAAGGAACGCTTCCTTGGAAACGAGCATGATGGCGACAAGTGGCAGATGGTGACCGACATCCTCGACGTCTGGTTCGATTCAGGCTCGACGCATACCTTCACGCTGGAAGATCGCCCGGACCTGAAATGGCCGGCCGACGTCTATCTCGAAGGCTCCGACCAGCATCGCGGCTGGTTCCATTCGTCGCTGCTCGAAAGCTGCGCCACCCGTGGCCGCGCGCCCTACAATGCTGTCGTCACCCACGGGTTTACGATGGCGGAAGACGGCCGCAAGATGTCGAAGTCGCTCGGCAACACCGTGACGCCGCAGGATGTGATGAAGGAATCCGGCGCCGATATCCTGCGCCTATGGGTGATGAACACCGACTATTGGGAAGATCAGCGTCTCGGCAAGACGATCATCCAGACGAACATCGACAGCTACCGCAAGATCCGCAACACCATCCGCTGGATGCTCGGCACGCTTGCCCATGACCATGGCGACGAGATCGCCTATGCCGATCTGCCGGAACTCGAAAAGCTGATGCTGCATCGGCTCTCCGAGTTGGATCAGATCGTCCGCAAGGGTTACGACGAGTTCGATTTCAAGCGCATCGTCCGCGCTCTCAGCGACTTCGCCAATGTCGAGCTCTCGGCCTTCTACTTCGACATCCGCAAGGACACGCTCTATTGCGACGCTCCGTCGAGCCTCAAGCGCCGGTCTTCCCTCTTCGTCATCCGCAAGCTCTTCGACTGCCTGGTCCTGTGGTTTGCCCCGATGATGCCGTTCACGACGGAAGAGGCCTGGCTGTCGCGTGACCCGAAGGCTGAGTCCGTGCATCTCGAACAGTTCCCGACGGTTCCGTCCGACTGGTCGAACGAGGCGGTTGCCGAAAAGTGGAAGGGCGTTCGCGCCGTCCGTCGTGCCGTCACTGGTGCCCTGGAAATCGAGCGCAAGGAAAAGCGCATCGGCTCCTCGCTGGAAGCAGCCCCGGTCGTCCATGTGGCGGATGCCGAGCTCCTGAAGGCGCTCGACGGTCTCGACTTCGCCGAGATCTGCATCACCTCGGATATCCAGGTTGTCTCGGGTGAAGGCCCTGATCAAGCCTTCCGTCTGGACGATGGCACCAAGGTCGCTGTTGAGCCGAAGCTGGCCGAAGGCACCAAGTGCGCCCGCTCCTGGAAGATCACTAGGGATGTCGGTTCCGATCCTGACTATCCTGACGTCTCGGCCCGTGATGCTCAGGCGCTGCGCGAACTCGCTCAGACGGCCGGGTAA
- the rsmD gene encoding 16S rRNA (guanine(966)-N(2))-methyltransferase RsmD gives MRIVGGEFRGRNLATPKSNDIRPTFDRTRESLFNILAHAHPGVLDGTRILDLFAGTGAVGIEALSRGCKSALFVENSVEGRSLLWENIDAFGLHGRARMLRRDATDLGPSNNIEPFELVFADPPYGKGLGEKALLSAHLGGWLAKDALVILEERADVQVSVDPVFAFIEERTFGDTKMYFFSYRQS, from the coding sequence ATGCGCATCGTCGGCGGTGAGTTTCGTGGCCGTAACCTGGCCACGCCGAAGTCGAATGACATCCGGCCGACCTTCGATCGGACGCGGGAAAGCCTGTTCAACATCCTCGCGCATGCCCATCCGGGCGTGCTCGATGGCACCCGCATCCTCGATCTCTTTGCCGGCACCGGTGCTGTCGGCATCGAGGCGCTGTCGCGCGGCTGCAAGTCGGCGCTTTTCGTCGAAAACAGCGTCGAGGGTCGCAGCCTGCTCTGGGAGAATATCGATGCGTTCGGCCTGCATGGCCGCGCCCGCATGTTGAGACGCGACGCCACCGATCTCGGCCCATCCAACAACATCGAACCCTTCGAACTGGTTTTTGCTGATCCACCCTATGGCAAGGGGCTGGGTGAGAAGGCGCTGCTTTCGGCCCATCTGGGCGGTTGGCTGGCGAAAGATGCTCTCGTCATCCTCGAAGAGCGCGCCGATGTTCAAGTTTCTGTCGACCCGGTTTTCGCCTTCATCGAGGAGCGGACCTTCGGTGACACGAAAATGTACTTCTTTTCCTATAGGCAGTCCTGA